CAACAAAGCATCTATCATTTTATCTTACATTCATCACTTCCAGTGTCTGTCTCCAAACCAAAGCAAGATAACAAAACTTTCTCTCTCGTCTTTAGCCACGTAGTCATGGACATCGAGCATCACAACTCCGGCCACATTGGTAAACCAAcggtggttattccatcgagaAAGCTTCTTTCCTCCGCCAAATCTCCCTCATCGACTTCTAGTCCCCGTCGCGACGGTAACGATCAGAAAGACTATCATTACGACTCTGACTCCGACGATCCTTACGCCGGAGACCATTTCCGAATGTACGAATTCAAGATCAGACGGTGCACTCGTAGCCGTAGCCACGACTGGACCGACTGTCCTTTCTCTCACCCCGGCGAAAAAGCCCGTCGCCGTGACCCTCGCCGGTATCACTACACGGGTGAAGTCTGCCCTGAGTTTCGCCACGGTGGTGATTGTAGCCGTGGTGACGAGTGCGGCTTCGCGCACGGCGTTTTCGAGTGTTGGCTCCATCCTAGTCGTTACCGTACGGAGGCTTGTAAAGACGGTAAGCATTGTACGAGAAAAATATGTTTCTTTGCTCACTCTCCGCCGCAGCTTAGAGTACCTCCACCGCCAGAAAGTTTCGTCTCCGGCGGTGGCGGATCGGCTTTGTCATCACCCGCGTCGGTGTTAAGTAACAAGAGTAATGGGTGTTGTGTGTTTTGTTCCAACTCTCCGACGAGCCCTCTCTTCGGTTTAGCACATTCACCGTCGTCGTCTCCACCTCTATCTCCGGCTAATAAAGTCACTGCAGTTTCACGGCTGAG
This genomic interval from Brassica napus cultivar Da-Ae chromosome A6, Da-Ae, whole genome shotgun sequence contains the following:
- the LOC106409017 gene encoding zinc finger CCCH domain-containing protein 61 codes for the protein MYTLTHIYRQQSIYHFILHSSLPVSVSKPKQDNKTFSLVFSHVVMDIEHHNSGHIGKPTVVIPSRKLLSSAKSPSSTSSPRRDGNDQKDYHYDSDSDDPYAGDHFRMYEFKIRRCTRSRSHDWTDCPFSHPGEKARRRDPRRYHYTGEVCPEFRHGGDCSRGDECGFAHGVFECWLHPSRYRTEACKDGKHCTRKICFFAHSPPQLRVPPPPESFVSGGGGSALSSPASVLSNKSNGCCVFCSNSPTSPLFGLAHSPSSSPPLSPANKVTAVSRLSRHRSAVTYKEVLNEMINSLDSFSLTQPLTAASSASMATMPVSTASMLASSSLSNHYHHRLPPWLDVGDRDLQFALSPSSTPSYLNGQIQLQPPPPSFFSEEFTPRGGRVSDFTAAATAAAEARDKSSFEIGSSGDLDLGWVNDLLHDQCEWSEKLSDGK